From Mastacembelus armatus chromosome 13, fMasArm1.2, whole genome shotgun sequence, one genomic window encodes:
- the LOC113133589 gene encoding EH domain-containing protein 2-like isoform X4, protein MSRWGRKNVKKAPEVIRTVTEGLKSLYRKKLLPLEQYYGFHDFHSPSLEDADFDNKPMVLVVGQYSTGKTTFIKYLLEQDIPGSRIGPEPTTDCFTAIMHGEVESVIPGNALIVDPNKPFRKLNPFGNTFLNRFQCAQMPNQVLESISIIDTPGILSGAKQRVSRGEGSGKGYDFPAVLRWFAERVDRIILLFDAHKLEISDEFSEAIGALKGNEDKLRVVLNKADMVGTQQLMRVYGALMWSLGKVFGTPEVLRVYIGSFWSEPLMVTDNRKLFELEEEDLFTDIQNLPRNAALRKLNDLVKRARLVRVHAHIISYLKQEMPSVFRKDNKKKNLIYQLPVIFSKIQLQHNISAGDFPDCTKMQEQLMVHDFTKFKTLKPNLMAALDELLAGDIAKLMPLLRQEELEAGEQLGVQGGAFLGTRAGPFTEGDPFAEENGERCEEEEDWVVTKDKPKYDEIFYNLAPNEGKLSGTKAKDWMVSSRLPNSVLGRIWKLSDVDRDGMLDDEEFALASHLIEVKLEGHGLPPELPTRLIPPSKRRQKGSDA, encoded by the exons ATGTCACGCTGGGGGCGAAAGAATGTGAAGAAAGCACCTGAGGTGATCCGCACTGTGACAGAAGGGCTCAAGTCCCTGTATCGAAAGAAGCTGCTCCCCCTGGAGCAGTACTATGGTTTCCATGACTTCCACTCTCCCAGTCTGGAGGATGCAGACTTCGATAATAAGCCTATGGTGCTGGTGGTGGGACAGTACtccacaggaaaaacaacattCATCAA gtATCTACTGGAGCAGGACATTCCTGGTAGCAGGATCGGACCTGAACCCACCACTGACTGCTTTACTGCTATCATGCATGGGGAGGTGGAGAGCGTCATCCCTGGGAACGCCCTTATTGTAGACCCCAACAAACCGTTCCGCAAACTTAACCCATTTGGAAACACCTTTCTCAACAG GTTTCAGTGTGCCCAGATGCCCAACCAGGTCCTGGAGAGTATCAGCATCATTGACACACCGGGGATCCTGTCTGGAGCCAAGCAGAGAGTGAGCCGAGGTGAGGGAAGTGGAAAAG gCTATGACTTCCCAGCTGTACTGCGCTGGTTTGCAGAACGTGTGGACCGCATCATCCTGCTGTTTGATGCCCATAAACTGGAGATATCAGATGAGTTCTCTGAGGCCATTGGTGCACTAAAGGGCAATGAGGACAAGCTGCGTGTGGTGCTCAACAAGGCAGACATGGTGGGCACCCAGCAGCTGATGCGGGTGTATGGTGCACTCATGTGGTCTTTGGGAAAGGTGTTTGGTACCCCGGAGGTTCTGCGTGTCTACATTGGGTCCTTCTGGTCAGAGCCACTGATGGTTACAGACAACCGGAAGCTATttgagctggaggaggaggatctgTTCACTGACATCCAAAATCTTCCTCGCAATGCAGCTTTACGCAAGCTCAATGATCTGGTCAAGAGGGCACGTCTGGTTAGG GTCCACGCACACATCATCAGCTATCTGAAGCAGGAGATGCCTTCTGTCTTTAGGAAggacaataaaaagaagaatctgATCTACCAGCTTCCAGTTATTTTCTCTAAGATCCAGCTGCAGCACAACATTTCAGCTGGAGACTTCCCAGATTGTACCAAGATGCAG GAGCAACTGATGGTTCATGATTTCACCAAGTTCAAAACCTTGAAGCCAAACCTGATGGCAGCTTTGGATGAGTTGCTTGCTGGTGACATCGCCAAACTGATGCCCCTCCTGCGACAGGAGGAGCTGGAAGCAGGCGAGCAACTAGGCGTACAGGGTGGTGCATTCCTGGGGACCCGTGCTGGACCGTTCACTGAAGGTGACCCCTTTGCTGAGGAGAACGGAGAGAgatgtgaggaggaggaggattggGTGGTAACCAAAGACAAGCCTAAATATGACGAAATCTTCTATAACCTTGCTCCGAATGAGGGGAAACTGAGCGGCACCAAGGCTAAGGACTGGATGGTGAGCTCCCGCCTGCCCAACTCAGTGTTGGGTCGCATCTGGAAGCTGTCAGATGTGGACCGTGATGGCATGCTGGATGATGAAGAATTTGCCCTGGCCAGCCACCTGATTGAGGTCAAACTGGAGGGCCACGGTCTACCCCCTGAGCTCCCCACCCGTCTGATCCCACCCTCCAAACGCAGGCAGAAGGGTTCAGATGCGTAG
- the LOC113133589 gene encoding BRD4-interacting chromatin-remodeling complex-associated protein-like isoform X1, which translates to MDDEDGRCLLDVICDPEALNDFLHGSETHGHVPEVQPAVQLSANESAGLPRVSVDLDFLEDEDILGGSPGGEGGSNGIGTNHEPCDILQQSLAEANITEQSLQEAEAELDLGSFGIPGLTQVVQTLPDASLSGAGGTAVGVGIGVGVGGATAIFPGSAPSTTATPPNATADMLGSVLAQQGLQLQPQVMNKTISVQPFMQPVGLGNVTLQPISSLQALPNGSQSGHLGIGQIQVVGQPTVMTINQSGQPILTKAMGGYQLQQSGPEISGAGSQAGLGGTGGGLLIQGNKATLGSPALNGPAVCVSSTNSSSGGTMTAPGGLVGFGSTPLSSGIGPQTQTQGQIMQNVIIQRTPTPIQPKPPQGGAIQPKLFKQQQQAQPAPQPLQNDAHKALGLQQLPVSAAQSVAFLSGKSNSNVVLSTQATTQGPQFQQTLFKQQAAQPSGKPLSVHLLNQTGSIVIPSQAVLQGQNHQFLLPQLQAGGQILTQHPGGHIITSQGPGGQLIANQILTTNQNINLGQVLTSQAHSGAAHILSGPIQLQPGQMGTPTLFQMPVSLAQSQSQTPTHTVSGHAQTVIQGMPIQNSLTMLSQVEGLSPAVSLQPALQPQPGGVPSSSTTGAATMAQGQSGECVTVLGSSTDQAAHPTQQQVPQSSMLTMQPASSVSLATTVPSSSPSISVSTSSSVTAVGLIPPQAQHSPGRLLLTNQGSSMILSQESLQMFLQQEQHHETENESTPSVGIPASVIVSSNSITAPAPAVHDSQLTDSWVGQSNSPSPGPSHMTAVVKQVPSSGHQQPLKIQGLSSSPVLTTHATAPPVSDSPQPSQSPLTLSQQIQSPHQQSRPPSQPQPQSQSQTPSRSCTPSSHPALFIVHNQIAESPQPAPQGQQQPTQLQQAHIQVQLQSQAQPASQPAPYQQDMPPVSQSPKPPIAPPAQHQFTAPPVSTSATAVVKSQVPIQSLTTEQQQHLQLVAAQIQTLSGITQPSPQQKQLLEKLHQIQQNILLQAKQPAQPQPQASSQFNSQQDMPVDKVVITSSAGTGAPAQLLSVLQPTSVLVKTPATASSDLQVFSGAQGPGGATVNQTVTPVSLTQPTQVQPKPGVISSIGGMTLGKSGMQIQVLGASLPQMPAPQPPAPVQTQTTTMKMPFTAEPSKEARMLEQLRKQQGSVLHPNYSVPFHSFEDTLHRLLPYHLYQGTANSSQDYQRVDDEFERVSCQLLKRTQAMLDKYRYLLFAESKQRLGPSAEMVMIDRMFIQEEKIALSQDRILAKERPEEFVANVRMLENVVSSEEKLSPPEPTSVSGGVAAVAPAPAPAAPEPVPLPNIASNPPPAPPAAPSPAPPVTPSVTPFPPTKLVIKHGGGGASVSWSSSCPPPPAAAGKAVAEPTSQTTSFSRAPASSSFSSSSFNSQVGVDDDDALPQRTSKPPMKTYEARRRIGLKLKIKQDQTGFSKVVHNTALDPVHTPQPQQSTQSISQIQPQAEAAIPHPKSHPLSTLPTSSTVIRTQSPIYTASSASSVTIAPSSSTSSSHTWSSSSSLSSTQMNGTLDHHDIGGVKHNPASTAAAPQTTCRLPLRKTYRENVSPRVRPGVPGGGDESLSYPRPMPSPPRHEASSPPIERTVIASVKVEKRGRETSHTHTESSHETGRLGSAMQRLDEVDEVFNRGIKTTHHLPQLLDREGVKERGEEHTDQETDVSRYKRASGKNKHRAGGTFRMDQHAPGPPSPESSFTRDSLLPAKRCKSDSPDMDNASFSSGSPPDDSLNEHLQCAIDSILNLQQEPSTHGHHIKGGSSRPHQHQSQRPGGSAASSHRTSVPPHSPASSSSSLAQHPQVGGRGHNGSLVPQTQSR; encoded by the exons ATGGATGATGAAGACGGCAGGTGCCTTCTAGATGTAATTTG TGACCCAGAAGCTCTCAATGACTTTCTTCATGGATCTGAGACCCAT GGCCATGTTCCAGAAGTCCAGCCTGCAGTCCAACTGTCAGCCAATGAGTCGGCAGGCCTGCCCAGAGTTAGTGTTGACCTGGACTTCCTGGAAGATGAAGACATCTTGGGAGGGTCCCCAGGTGGCGAAGGTGGGAGTAATGGCATCGGGACAAACCATGAGCCATGTGACATTCTGCAGCAGAGTTTGGCTGAAGCCAACATTACAGAACAAAGCTTACAGGAGGCAGAGGCTGAGCTGGACCTGGGGTCCTTTGGAATTCCAGGCCTTACACAGGTGGTTCAGACACTGCCTGATGCCAGCCTCTCTGGGGCTGGAGGCACTGCTGTTGGTGTAGGCATAGGTGTTGGTGTTGGGGGAGCAACAGCAATTTTCCCTGGGTCAGCCCCAAGCACCACTGCTACTCCTCCCAATGCTACAGCTGACATGCTGGGGTCAGTGCTTGCTCAGCAGGGCCTTCAGCTTCAACCCCAGGTCATGAACAAGACCATTAGTGTTCAGCCATTTATGCAGCCTGTGGGCCTGGGAAATGTGACACTTCAACCCATTTCAAGTCTCCAAGCTCTTCCTAATGGCAGCCAGTCTGGACATTTGGGTATTGGACAGATTCAGGTTGTGGGTCAGCCTACAGTCATGACTATCAATCAGTCTGGGCAGCCAATCCTAACTAAAGCCATGGGTGGTTACCAGCTACAACAGTCTGGGCCAGAGATTTCAGGTGCTGGTTCTCAGGCAGGGCTTGGAGGCACGGGAGGTGGACTTCTGATCCAAGGTAACAAAGCCACTTTGGGATCTCCAGCTTTAAATGGACCGGCTGTTTGTgtcagcagcacaaacagcagtaGTGGTGGTACAATGACTGCTCCCGGTGGGCTTGTGGGCTTTGGCAGTACCCCTCTGAGTTCAGGAATTGGACCCCAGACACAAACTCAAGGCCAAATCATGCAGAACGTGATCATCCAGCGCACACCAACACCCATTCAGCCTAAACCCCCTCAGGGGGGAGCCATCCAACCAAAACTCttcaaacagcaacagcaggcaCAGCCGGCACCCCAACCTTTGCAAAATGATGCTCACAAGGCTCTGGGGTTGCAGCAACTTCCAGTTTCAGCTGCTCAGAGTGTAGCCTTTCTGTCAGGAAAGTCAAACTCTAATGTTGTCCTGAGTACTCAAGCCACAACACAAGGCCCTCAGTTCCAACAGACCCTATTCAAGCAACAGGCAGCACAACCTTCTGGCAAGCCACTCAGTGTACACTTGTTAAATCAAACAGGCAGCATCGTTATTCCCTCTCAAGCAGTTCTGCAAGGTCAGAACCACCAGTTTCTCCTGCCACAGCTACAAGCAGGTGGGCAGATCCTGACACAGCACCCTGGGGGCCACATCATAACTAGCCAAGGCCCTGGTGGACAGCTCATTGCAAACCAGATTTTAACTACAAATCAGAACATCAACTTGGGACAGGTATTGACTTCACAGGCTCACAGTGGGGCTGCCCACATCCTTTCTGGGCCGATTCAGCTCCAGCCTGGCCAGATGGGCACACCCACCCTCTTTCAGATGCCTGTTTCACTGGCTCAGAGTCAAAGCCAGACACCAACCCACACTGTCTCAGGTCATGCCCAGACAGTTATACAGGGCATGCCTATCCAGAACTCCCTGACCATGCTGAGTCAGGTAGAGGGGCTGAGCCCCGCAGTCAGCCTTCAGCCAGCCCTTCAGCCTCAGCCAGGTGGTGtccccagcagcagcaccacaggaGCAGCCACCATGGCTCAAGGCCAGTCTGGAGAGTGTGTTACTGTGCTGGGTAGCTCAACAGACCAGGCTGCTCATCCCACTCAGCAGCAAGTGCCACAGTCCTCAATGCTTACCATGCAACCGGCTTCCTCTGTGTCTCTGGCTACCACAGTACCCTCCTCTTCTCCGTCCATATCCGtgtccacctcctcctctgtcacaGCAGTAGGGCTGATCCCCCCACAGGCTCAGCACAGCCCAGGGAGGTTACTGCTCACCAACCAAGGCTCCAGCATGATCCTGAGTCAGGAGTCTCTGCAAATGTTTCTGCAACAG GAACAGCACCATGAAACAGAGAATGAGTCAACCCCCTCTGTGGGCATACCAGCATCTGTAATcgtcagcagcaacagcatcaCTGCTCCAGCCCCCGCTGTCCATGACAGCCAATTAACTGACTCTTGGGTGGGTCAGAGCAACAGCCCTTCCCCTGGCCCCTCCCACATGACAGCAGTGGTAAAGCAG GTACCCTCCAGTGGACATCAGCAGCCCCTGAAGATCCAGGGCCTGTCCTCGTCACCGGTGTTGACCACTCATGCCACAGCGCCCCCAGTGTCAGACAGCCCTCAGCCTTCACAGTCTCCTCTCACTCTGAGCCAGCAGATCCAGTCACCACACCAACAGTCACGTCCTCCCTCCCAACCTCAGCCACAATCTCAATCTCAAACACCATCTCGCTCCTGCACACCCTCCTCTCATCCTGCACTTTTTATTGTCCATAACCAAATTGCAGAGTCCCCCCAACCAGCTCCTCAAGGCCAGCAGCAGCCAACACAGCTCCAGCAGGCACACATTCAAGTTCAGCTTCAGTCCCAGGCACAGCCAGCCTCTCAACCTGCCCCATATCAACAAGATATGCCTCCTGTTTCTCAGTCACCCAAGCCACCTATTGCACCACCTGCACAGCACCAGTTTACTGCACCTCCTGTCAGCACTTCTGCTACTGCTGTAGTGAAATCCCAGGTTCCAATCCAGAGCTTGACCacagagcagcaacagcacCTGCAATTAGTAGCAGCACAAATTCAGACCCTGTCAGGCATCACCCAGCCCTCAccacagcagaaacagctgCTGGAAAAGCTTCACCAG atcCAGCAGAACATCCTGCTGCAGGCCAAGCAGCCtgctcagcctcagcctcaagCCTCCAGTCAGTTTAACTCCCAGCAAGACATGCCTGTTGATAAAGTGGTGATAACCTCATCAGCCGGCACTGGTGCACCTGCTCAacttctgtctgtgctgcagccgACATCTGTATTAGTGAAAACACCTGCTACAG CATCAAGTGACTTACAGGTATTCTCAGGAGCCCAAGGGCCAGGTGGAGCCACAGTAAATCAGACTGTCACTCCTGTCAGCCTTACCCAGCCTACACAG GTTCAGCCAAAGCCAGGAGTGATCAGCTCGATTGGAGGGATGACTCTGGGGAAAAGTGGGATGCAGATACAGGTGTTAGGGGCTAGTCTGCCCCAAATGCCTGCACCACAGCCCCCAGCTCCAGTACAAACTCAG ACGACAACAATGAAGATGCCTTTCACTGCAGAGCCCAGCAAAGAGGCCAG GATGCTAGAACAGCTGAGGAAACAGCAGGGTTCAGTGCTTCATCCAAACTACAGTGTTCCTTTCCACTCTTTTGAGGACACACTGCACAGACTGCTGCCTTACCATCTCTACCAGGGAACTGCCAACTCTTCTCAAGACTATCAAAGAG TGGATGATGAATTTGAGAGAGTCTCCTGTCAGCTGCTGAAAAGGACCCAGGCCATGCTGGACAAATATCGCTACCTGCTTTTTGCAGAGTCTAAA CAGAGACTCGGCCCCTCGGCAGAGATGGTGATGATTGATCGGATGTTCATTCAGGAGGAAAAGATTGCACTGAGTCAGGACAGGATTTTGGCTAAGGAGAGGCCAG AGGAGTTTGTGGCAAATGTGCGCATGTTGGAGAATGTAGTTTCATCCGAAGAAAAACTGTCTCCTCCTGAGCCCACTTCAGTGAGTGGAGGTGTAGCTGCTGTTGCCCCTGCTCCAGCACCCGCTGCACCTGAGCCAGTCCCTCTTCCGAATATTGCCTCAAATCCTCCTCCTGCACCCCCTGCTGCTCCGTCTCCAGCTCCCCCTGTCACCCCTTCTGTCACCCCTTTCCCCCCTACCAAACTGGTAATAAAGCATGGTGGAGGTGGAGCTTCTGTATCCTGGTCCAGCAGCTGTCCTCcacctccagctgcagcaggcaaGGCGGTGGCTGAACCCACCAGCCAGACAACCTCCTTTAGTCGTGCTCCAgcatcttcctctttctcctcttcatcattcAACTCTCAAGTAGGTGTTGATGATGACGACGCTCTTCCACAGAGAACCAGCAAACCACCCATGAAGACCTATGAGGCTCGCAGGAGAATTGGCTTGAAACTGAAAATCAAGCAGGATCAAACAGGGTTTAGTAAGGTGGTCCACAACACTGCCTTAGACCCAGTGCACACACCTCAACCTCAGCAGAGCACCCAGTCTATATCCCAGATTCAGCCTCAGGCTGAAGCTGCTATACCACATCCAAAGTCCCACCCTTTATCAACGCTTCCTACTTCCTCTACAGTCATTAGAACTCAGTCCCCCATATACACTGCTTCTTCTGCCTCATCAGTCACTATAGCCCCATCTTCCTCTACCTCTTCCTCTCATACCTGGTCGTCATCCAGCTCATTATCCTCCACTCAAATGAATGGGACGTTGGATCACCATGACATTGGTGGGGTCAAGCACAATCCTGCCTCCACTGCCGCTGCCCCACAGACAACCTGCCGCCTCCCCCTTCGAAAAACCTATCGGGAAAACGTGAGTCCCCGGGTCAGACCCGGCGTCCCAGGCGGAGGAGACGAGAGTTTATCATACCCCAGACCCATGCCATCACCGCCTAGGCACGAAGCCTCATCTCCTCCCATAGAGCGGACAGTCATAGCCAGTGTGAAGGTGGAGAAAAGAGGCAGGGagacctcacacactcacacagagtCAAGTCACGAAACTGGACGTTTAGGGAGTGCAATGCAGCGGCTGGACGAAGTAGACGAGGTGTTTAATCGCGGTATCAAAACCACACACCATCTTCCACAACTCCTGGACAGGGAAGgggtgaaagagagaggggaggaacACACGGACCAAGAGACAGATGTTAGTAGATACAAGAGAgcaagtggaaaaaataaacataggGCAGGTGGGACATTCAGAATGGACCAGCATGCTCCTGGGCCTCCCTCTCCAGAGTCCTCCTTCACACGAGATTCTTTGCTGCCTGCCAAACGCTGCAAGTCCGACTCCCCTGACATGGATAACGCCAGCTTCTCCAGTGGCAGCCCTCCGGACGACTCTCTGAATGAGCACCTGCAGTGTGCCATTGACAGCATCCTAAACCTGCAGCAGGAGCCCTCTACCCATGGGCACCACATTAAAGGGGGCAGCAGCAGGCCTCACCAACACCAAAGCCAGCGTCCAGGGGGCTCGGCAGCCTCATCCCACAGAACCTCAGTCCCACCCCACTCCCCTGCTTCTTCGTCATCCTCTTTGGCCCAGCACCCTCAGGTTGGTGGCCGTGGCCACAATGGCAGCCTGGTGCCCCAGACTCAAAGCAGATAA
- the LOC113133589 gene encoding EH domain-containing protein 2-like isoform X5, which produces MSRWGRKNVKKAPEVIRTVTEGLKSLYRKKLLPLEQYYGFHDFHSPSLEDADFDNKPMVLVVGQYSTGKTTFIKYLLEQDIPGSRIGPEPTTDCFTAIMHGEVESVIPGNALIVDPNKPFRKLNPFGNTFLNRFQCAQMPNQVLESISIIDTPGILSGAKQRVSRGYDFPAVLRWFAERVDRIILLFDAHKLEISDEFSEAIGALKGNEDKLRVVLNKADMVGTQQLMRVYGALMWSLGKVFGTPEVLRVYIGSFWSEPLMVTDNRKLFELEEEDLFTDIQNLPRNAALRKLNDLVKRARLVRVHAHIISYLKQEMPSVFRKDNKKKNLIYQLPVIFSKIQLQHNISAGDFPDCTKMQEQLMVHDFTKFKTLKPNLMAALDELLAGDIAKLMPLLRQEELEAGEQLGVQGGAFLGTRAGPFTEGDPFAEENGERCEEEEDWVVTKDKPKYDEIFYNLAPNEGKLSGTKAKDWMVSSRLPNSVLGRIWKLSDVDRDGMLDDEEFALASHLIEVKLEGHGLPPELPTRLIPPSKRRQKGSDA; this is translated from the exons ATGTCACGCTGGGGGCGAAAGAATGTGAAGAAAGCACCTGAGGTGATCCGCACTGTGACAGAAGGGCTCAAGTCCCTGTATCGAAAGAAGCTGCTCCCCCTGGAGCAGTACTATGGTTTCCATGACTTCCACTCTCCCAGTCTGGAGGATGCAGACTTCGATAATAAGCCTATGGTGCTGGTGGTGGGACAGTACtccacaggaaaaacaacattCATCAA gtATCTACTGGAGCAGGACATTCCTGGTAGCAGGATCGGACCTGAACCCACCACTGACTGCTTTACTGCTATCATGCATGGGGAGGTGGAGAGCGTCATCCCTGGGAACGCCCTTATTGTAGACCCCAACAAACCGTTCCGCAAACTTAACCCATTTGGAAACACCTTTCTCAACAG GTTTCAGTGTGCCCAGATGCCCAACCAGGTCCTGGAGAGTATCAGCATCATTGACACACCGGGGATCCTGTCTGGAGCCAAGCAGAGAGTGAGCCGAG gCTATGACTTCCCAGCTGTACTGCGCTGGTTTGCAGAACGTGTGGACCGCATCATCCTGCTGTTTGATGCCCATAAACTGGAGATATCAGATGAGTTCTCTGAGGCCATTGGTGCACTAAAGGGCAATGAGGACAAGCTGCGTGTGGTGCTCAACAAGGCAGACATGGTGGGCACCCAGCAGCTGATGCGGGTGTATGGTGCACTCATGTGGTCTTTGGGAAAGGTGTTTGGTACCCCGGAGGTTCTGCGTGTCTACATTGGGTCCTTCTGGTCAGAGCCACTGATGGTTACAGACAACCGGAAGCTATttgagctggaggaggaggatctgTTCACTGACATCCAAAATCTTCCTCGCAATGCAGCTTTACGCAAGCTCAATGATCTGGTCAAGAGGGCACGTCTGGTTAGG GTCCACGCACACATCATCAGCTATCTGAAGCAGGAGATGCCTTCTGTCTTTAGGAAggacaataaaaagaagaatctgATCTACCAGCTTCCAGTTATTTTCTCTAAGATCCAGCTGCAGCACAACATTTCAGCTGGAGACTTCCCAGATTGTACCAAGATGCAG GAGCAACTGATGGTTCATGATTTCACCAAGTTCAAAACCTTGAAGCCAAACCTGATGGCAGCTTTGGATGAGTTGCTTGCTGGTGACATCGCCAAACTGATGCCCCTCCTGCGACAGGAGGAGCTGGAAGCAGGCGAGCAACTAGGCGTACAGGGTGGTGCATTCCTGGGGACCCGTGCTGGACCGTTCACTGAAGGTGACCCCTTTGCTGAGGAGAACGGAGAGAgatgtgaggaggaggaggattggGTGGTAACCAAAGACAAGCCTAAATATGACGAAATCTTCTATAACCTTGCTCCGAATGAGGGGAAACTGAGCGGCACCAAGGCTAAGGACTGGATGGTGAGCTCCCGCCTGCCCAACTCAGTGTTGGGTCGCATCTGGAAGCTGTCAGATGTGGACCGTGATGGCATGCTGGATGATGAAGAATTTGCCCTGGCCAGCCACCTGATTGAGGTCAAACTGGAGGGCCACGGTCTACCCCCTGAGCTCCCCACCCGTCTGATCCCACCCTCCAAACGCAGGCAGAAGGGTTCAGATGCGTAG